One region of Intestinimonas massiliensis (ex Afouda et al. 2020) genomic DNA includes:
- the ftsY gene encoding signal recognition particle-docking protein FtsY, which translates to MGLLDKIKKLNLFAGFSAIDDEFYDELEEALILSDMGMDTTLKAVEELRERVRGEKLKDRDEVRACLRRVLQDMLNVGDTGLALDTRPAVVLFIGVNGVGKTTTIGKLAAGLKAQGKKVLLCAGDTFRAAAADQLTVWSQRAGVDIVKQHEGADPAAVVFDAVSAAKARGADVILVDTAGRLHNKQNLMNELSKISRVIDRELPGASRETLLVLDATTGQNGLIQAKQFRESAGVTGIVLTKLDGTAKGGVTVAIADTLQIPVKYIGLGEGIEDLRPFDAAAFTEALV; encoded by the coding sequence ATGGGATTATTGGATAAAATCAAAAAGCTGAACCTCTTTGCCGGCTTTTCCGCCATCGACGACGAGTTCTATGACGAGTTGGAGGAGGCCCTCATCCTCTCCGACATGGGGATGGACACCACCCTCAAGGCGGTGGAGGAGCTACGGGAGCGGGTCCGGGGCGAGAAGCTCAAGGACCGGGACGAGGTCCGCGCTTGCCTGCGCCGCGTGTTGCAGGATATGCTGAACGTGGGGGATACCGGCCTGGCGCTGGATACCAGGCCGGCGGTAGTCCTTTTCATCGGGGTCAACGGGGTGGGCAAGACCACCACCATCGGAAAGCTGGCCGCCGGGCTCAAGGCCCAGGGAAAAAAGGTCCTGCTGTGCGCCGGAGATACCTTCCGGGCCGCCGCCGCCGACCAGCTCACCGTCTGGTCCCAGCGGGCGGGGGTGGACATCGTCAAGCAGCACGAGGGGGCCGATCCCGCCGCCGTGGTCTTTGACGCGGTCTCCGCTGCCAAGGCCCGGGGCGCGGACGTGATCCTGGTGGACACCGCCGGGCGGCTGCACAACAAGCAGAACCTGATGAACGAGCTGAGCAAGATCTCCCGGGTCATCGACCGGGAATTGCCCGGTGCCAGCCGGGAGACCCTGCTGGTGCTGGACGCCACCACCGGCCAGAACGGCCTCATCCAGGCCAAGCAGTTCCGGGAGTCCGCCGGGGTCACCGGCATCGTCCTCACCAAGCTGGACGGCACCGCCAAGGGCGGGGTCACCGTGGCCATTGCGGACACGCTTCAGATCCCCGTCAAATATATTGGCCTGGGCGAGGGGATCGAGGACCTGCGGCCCTTCGACGCCGCGGCCTTTACCGAGGCGCTGGTGTAG